In one Alnus glutinosa chromosome 12, dhAlnGlut1.1, whole genome shotgun sequence genomic region, the following are encoded:
- the LOC133852254 gene encoding UDP-glycosyltransferase 91A1-like, translating into MAVASMASDEKKLHIAMFPWLAFGHMMPYLELAKLIASKGHRISFISTPRNIDRLPKVPSNLAPIINLVKLPLPHVDNLPDNAEATIDVPLNVIPYLKKAYDALQESMTRFLEDSRPDWILHDFAPFWLPAIARNLSIPTAFFSIFTAACLGFLGTKEKLAERKSPEEFTVPPRWAPFHTTVSFRLFEILKVFDQGVTGVEGDVSDIYRFGEVLQGCDVMAVRSCVEFEPEWLRLLEDIHRKPVLPVGQLPPTAYDSEDDSDTWRWMKAWLDRQSKGSVVYVGFGSEAKPSQTELTEIALGLEQSEVPFFWVLRTRRGAADIEVIELPEGFEGRTKERGVVCTSWAPQLKILAHDSVGGFLTHSGWSSVVEALLFERPLILLTFFADQGINAKVLDEKKIGYLIPRNEQDGSFTRDSVAESVRLVIVEEEGKKYREKAKEMKGLFGDREAQDRYVDSFLGYLETHRQVPQKAK; encoded by the coding sequence ATGGCTGTCGCGTCCATGGCCAGTGACGAGAAGAAGCTTCACATAGCCATGTTCCCATGGCTAGCCTTTGGCCACATGATGCCATACCTAGAGCTCGCCAAGCTCATTGCTTCAAAGGGTCATCGCATCTCCTTCATATCCACCCCTCGGAACATCGATCGTCTCCCGAAAGTCCCCTCAAATTTAGCTCCCATAATAAACCTCGTCAAGCTTCCACTGCCCCACGTGGACAACCTCCCCGACAATGCCGAGGCCACCATAGACGTCCCATTGAACGTCATCCCGTACCTCAAGAAGGCTTACGATGCTCTCCAAGAGTCCATGACTCGCTTCCTCGAAGATTCACGTCCAGACTGGATTCTCCACGACTTTGCTCCTTTCTGGCTACCGGCTATAGCCCGAAACCTCAGCATCCCGACCGCCTTCTTCAGTATATTCACTGCGGCCTGTTTGGGCTTCTTAGGGACGAAAGAAAAACTGGCTGAGCGCAAGAGCCCCGAGGAGTTTACGGTCCCACCCCGGTGGGCCCCATTCCATACAACGGTGTCGTTTCGGCTCTTCGAGATTTTGAAAGTCTTTGACCAAGGCGTGACCGGCGTCGAGGGAGACGTTTCCGATATATATCGTTTCGGAGAAGTGCTTCAAGGCTGCGACGTAATGGCTGTGAGAAGCTGCGTGGAGTTTGAGCCAGAGTGGCTACGCCTTTTGGAGGATATCCATCGGAAACCGGTTCTCCCAGTGGGTCAACTTCCCCCCACGGCATACGACAGCGAAGATGACAGCGACACGTGGCGGTGGATGAAAGCTTGGTTGGACAGGCAATCCAAGGGGTCCGTAGTGTACGTGGGGTTCGGGAGCGAGGCGAAACCGAGTCAAACCGAACTCACGGAGATAGCTCTTGGGTTGGAACAGTCCGAGGTACCGTTCTTCTGGGTGCTAAGAACTCGAAGGGGGGCAGCTGATATTGAGGTGATCGAGTTACCGGAGGGTTTCGAGGGACGAACAAAAGAACGAGGGGTTGTGTGCACGAGTTGGGCACCGCAGCTGAAGATTTTGGCTCACGACTCGGTAGGTGGATTCTTGACTCACTCCGGGTGGAGCTCGGTGGTGGAGGCTCTTCTGTTTGAGAGACCTCTCATACTGTTGACCTTCTTTGCAGACCAAGGGATTAACGCCAAGGTTTTGGATGAGAAAAAGATTGGGTATTTGATACCGAGAAACGAGCAGGATGGGTCGTTTACGAGGGATTCAGTGGCCGAGTCGGTAAGGCTGGTGATAGTGGAGGAAGAGGGCAAGAAGTACAGGGAGAAGGCCAAGGAGATGAAGGGGTTGTTTGGAGACAGGGAAGCTCAGGACCGGTACGTGGATAGTTTCCTTGGTTACCTGGAAACCCATCGACAAGTACCTCAGAAGGCTAAATGA
- the LOC133852704 gene encoding uncharacterized protein LOC133852704: MAVWQEGCRRVQKLSLEETDGRGFLLQLRARLNGEELLETLTLARLIWLRRNSFIFNQSFSDPGSIISHARDIMSTFTEVHFRSLESGLPHSQPRWERPPLSWKKINWDAALEISNRRVGIGLVVRNGAGEVEAALTVCIPFVIDPTLAEVLGAWHALLFCRQQRYTHVILEGDSQEVVKALRKDGPC; encoded by the coding sequence ATGGCAGTTTGGCAGGAGGGATGTAGAAGGGTGCAGAAATTATCTCTGGAGGAAACGGATGGAAGAGGATTTCTACTACAGCTACGTGCAAGACTCAATGGAGAAGAGCTTCTGGAAACCCTGACCTTGGCTCGTCTAATTTGGCTAAGACGAAACTCTTTCATCTTCAATCAATCCTTCTCGGACCCAGGCTCCATAATTTCTCATGCCCGGGACATAATGTCAACTTTCACTGAGGTCCATTTTCGGTCTCTAGAGAGTGGATTGCCCCACTCACAGCCTCGATGGGAAAGGCCTCCATTAAGttggaagaaaataaattgGGATGCAGCGTTGGAGATATCAAACAGGAGGGTTGGTATAGGACTGGTGGTGCGAAATGGTGCTGGTGAAGTGGAAGCTGCTTTAACAGTGTGTATCCCTTTTGTCATAGATCCAACATTGGCTGAAGTTCTAGGGGCTTGGCATGCCCTTCTATTTTGCAGGCAGCAGAGGTATACCCATGTGATATTGGAAGGGGACTCCCAGGAGGTGGTGAAGGCACTGAGGAAGGATGGCCCTTGTTAG